In Paenibacillus sp. G2S3, a single window of DNA contains:
- a CDS encoding LysR family transcriptional regulator: MENFIAVCEELHFTRAAEKLGISQPTLSQQIRALEDELGVPLFDRVGKKIVMTQAGNLFLEHCVQMMRHLQNTQDALAEFRNDQRGRLVIGVLPSDLDYRLTPLLVNFHVRFPKVQLKVISSIYVLNQVLDNEVDIGIEITSAPDDRLVRIPLCSEEYVLVVSENHDWAERSTIGIQELRNIQTVMFPEGFTGRELVDGYCRKYGFSLNTIMETSSATSIISLVKANVGGTLLPYRLIQAMNEPTLRCIRITDDPPYRHFEIIHRSDRFLTKSAKAFIEKTIEYFN, from the coding sequence ATGGAAAACTTCATTGCTGTGTGTGAGGAGCTTCATTTTACACGAGCAGCTGAGAAACTTGGCATATCTCAACCTACGTTGAGTCAACAAATACGCGCGCTCGAGGATGAACTCGGTGTTCCCTTATTTGACCGAGTCGGCAAAAAGATTGTGATGACCCAGGCAGGAAATCTGTTTCTGGAGCACTGTGTACAGATGATGCGGCATTTACAGAATACCCAGGATGCGTTAGCTGAATTCCGCAATGATCAACGAGGAAGGTTAGTAATTGGTGTTCTCCCTTCCGATCTGGACTATCGGCTCACCCCATTGCTCGTGAATTTTCATGTGCGATTCCCCAAGGTGCAACTTAAGGTTATCTCTTCGATCTACGTCTTGAATCAAGTGCTGGATAATGAAGTAGACATCGGGATCGAGATCACGTCTGCTCCTGATGATCGGCTTGTACGCATTCCTTTGTGCAGTGAAGAATATGTACTCGTCGTTTCCGAGAATCATGATTGGGCTGAACGAAGCACGATTGGAATCCAAGAACTGCGTAATATCCAAACTGTGATGTTCCCCGAAGGATTTACAGGCAGAGAACTGGTTGATGGCTATTGCCGTAAATATGGATTCAGTTTAAATACGATCATGGAGACCAGTTCGGCTACTTCCATTATTAGCTTAGTTAAAGCCAACGTCGGAGGAACATTGCTGCCTTATCGTCTGATCCAAGCGATGAATGAACCAACACTACGCTGCATCCGAATTACAGACGATCCGCCATACCGTCATTTTGAGATCATTCATCGATCCGACCGTTTTCTAACAAAATCGGCCAAGGCATTTATTGAGAAAACTATCGAGTATTTCAATTAA
- a CDS encoding VOC family protein, giving the protein MSQEIWINLPVKDVERSTAFFNEIGFHAVSVGNERAKLDIGQTTILLFPDAAFEKFTGSKIAETSHSAEVIFSIGAESREEVDTFIQKVESAGGNIFSKPSENDGWMYGAGFADLDGHRWNLLYMDESKMPKR; this is encoded by the coding sequence ATGTCACAGGAGATCTGGATTAACCTTCCAGTCAAAGATGTTGAGAGATCAACTGCCTTTTTCAATGAGATTGGATTCCATGCAGTGAGCGTTGGTAACGAGAGAGCCAAGCTTGACATAGGTCAAACAACGATTCTGCTGTTCCCGGATGCGGCGTTTGAGAAATTTACAGGTTCAAAAATCGCAGAAACTTCCCATAGCGCAGAAGTAATATTTTCCATTGGCGCTGAAAGCAGAGAAGAAGTAGATACCTTTATTCAAAAAGTTGAGTCTGCTGGTGGAAATATCTTTAGCAAGCCGAGTGAAAATGACGGCTGGATGTACGGCGCAGGATTTGCCGATCTGGACGGTCACCGCTGGAACCTGCTGTACATGGATGAGAGCAAAATGCCGAAACGCTAA
- a CDS encoding GNAT family N-acetyltransferase, translating to MKKIREATKEEMIEIYKMGYDVWGDNLPYEEYITMCRASKKYKKGKWYVLEATDTKQLLSSLIVYELNLSNDQNVKGIGSIATPLYLRKKGYASLLVKETINKLEQEEKCNNFFLYSDIGIEFYKELGFIVLPNEFQKYKDSVCMYYSKENDIDSIVLDIPDYF from the coding sequence TTGAAAAAAATTAGGGAAGCAACAAAAGAGGAAATGATCGAAATTTATAAGATGGGCTATGATGTTTGGGGAGATAATCTGCCATATGAAGAATATATAACTATGTGCCGAGCTTCCAAAAAGTATAAAAAGGGAAAGTGGTACGTTCTTGAAGCAACAGATACAAAGCAACTATTAAGCTCCCTCATCGTATATGAACTAAATCTTTCTAATGACCAAAATGTAAAAGGGATTGGTTCAATTGCTACCCCTTTATATTTAAGAAAAAAAGGATATGCTTCTTTATTGGTCAAAGAAACGATAAATAAACTTGAACAGGAAGAAAAGTGTAACAACTTTTTCCTTTATAGTGATATTGGGATAGAATTTTACAAAGAATTGGGTTTTATTGTACTACCTAATGAGTTTCAAAAATATAAAGACAGTGTTTGTATGTATTACTCAAAAGAAAATGATATCGACTCCATAGTACTTGATATCCCCGATTACTTTTAA
- a CDS encoding MFS transporter has protein sequence MKLFYIVLALILASLNLRPPITSISPLMSTIQNDLGINGITASLLTTLPVLCMGIFAPFSVRLSRKWGNEGAIALALILIGLGTGLRWFIGTTPLMMFTSFLSGVGIALAGPLLSSFIKQYFPDRVAAMVGIYSTAMVMGASISVGLSVPLQHMLGGSWRGSLALWALLAAIALPIWLRLAWSARIDRQSGKISSVLNAPLPVNNKRAWVLTLFFGLMAAIFYSLTAWLAPAIQSQGYSQETAGNIQTLFTLISLPSTLFIPMLVHRYQKRVFWLVGCASLELMGVLMLNISVSPWLAAIPLGIGAGGLFPIALMLPIDETNNAQEASSWSAMTQSGGYILGALGPLAIGWLHDAMGSFVQAFYGLAVIIVLQIIVQLVIGNKKSSPASYDEPQS, from the coding sequence ATGAAACTTTTTTATATCGTCTTGGCGCTTATCCTAGCTTCACTGAATTTGCGACCACCCATTACATCCATTTCTCCTCTAATGAGCACCATACAGAATGATCTGGGTATAAACGGGATTACCGCCAGTCTGTTAACCACACTTCCGGTATTATGCATGGGCATATTTGCTCCGTTCTCCGTAAGATTAAGTAGAAAGTGGGGAAATGAGGGCGCAATTGCTCTGGCTTTAATTCTTATTGGGTTAGGTACGGGATTACGATGGTTTATTGGTACAACTCCTTTGATGATGTTCACTTCTTTTCTGTCCGGTGTAGGGATTGCATTGGCAGGGCCGCTGTTGTCCAGCTTCATTAAACAGTACTTCCCTGACCGAGTGGCAGCCATGGTCGGTATCTACTCTACAGCGATGGTGATGGGGGCTAGCATTAGTGTGGGACTATCGGTTCCACTTCAGCATATGCTGGGTGGTTCGTGGAGAGGCTCGTTGGCTTTATGGGCATTACTCGCAGCCATTGCATTGCCGATCTGGTTGAGATTAGCCTGGTCTGCGCGCATAGATCGACAATCCGGTAAAATTTCGAGTGTACTTAATGCACCACTTCCGGTGAACAACAAGCGTGCCTGGGTGCTGACATTATTCTTCGGGCTGATGGCAGCGATCTTCTATTCGTTGACGGCTTGGCTTGCACCAGCAATCCAAAGCCAGGGGTATAGTCAAGAGACGGCCGGCAACATTCAAACCTTATTCACATTGATATCGCTGCCTTCTACGTTGTTCATTCCTATGCTTGTACACCGATACCAAAAACGTGTATTCTGGCTTGTCGGGTGTGCGTCATTGGAGTTGATGGGTGTCCTGATGCTGAACATATCGGTTAGCCCCTGGCTGGCGGCGATTCCGCTCGGTATTGGAGCGGGTGGACTGTTCCCAATTGCACTGATGTTGCCCATTGATGAAACAAACAATGCTCAGGAAGCCAGTAGCTGGTCCGCTATGACCCAATCTGGTGGCTATATTCTCGGTGCGCTTGGTCCGTTAGCCATTGGCTGGCTCCACGATGCAATGGGCAGCTTCGTTCAAGCATTCTATGGTTTGGCCGTTATCATCGTGCTTCAGATTATCGTTCAATTGGTTATAGGAAATAAAAAAAGTTCTCCAGCAAGTTATGATGAGCCGCAGAGCTGA
- a CDS encoding glutathione peroxidase, whose product MSIYDFQVKSINGEPVELSIYRGKVLLILNTASRCSYSRQLPDLQRLYEIHHEQGFEILGFPCNQFNEKEPESNSEVHEYCENNFGVKFPLFEKVEVRGPSAHPLFQYLTQQAPFQGFDTETSGGQWMQEFLLEKYPDIYAGDGIKWNFSKFLIDRNGHIYGRYETTTEPFDIELFIESLLLK is encoded by the coding sequence ATGTCTATTTATGATTTTCAAGTGAAGTCAATTAATGGTGAGCCTGTTGAATTGTCAATTTATCGTGGAAAAGTTCTACTTATTCTGAACACTGCCAGTAGATGCAGCTATTCTCGCCAATTACCTGATCTTCAAAGGCTTTACGAAATTCACCATGAACAAGGGTTTGAAATACTAGGTTTTCCTTGTAACCAATTCAACGAGAAAGAGCCAGAGAGCAACTCGGAAGTACATGAATATTGTGAGAACAACTTTGGAGTTAAGTTTCCTTTATTCGAGAAAGTTGAGGTTAGGGGACCGTCTGCTCATCCTTTATTTCAATATTTAACACAGCAAGCACCATTTCAAGGATTTGATACTGAGACATCAGGTGGTCAATGGATGCAGGAATTTCTGCTGGAAAAGTATCCGGACATATATGCCGGTGACGGGATCAAGTGGAATTTCTCAAAGTTTTTAATCGATCGAAACGGCCATATATATGGTAGATACGAAACAACGACTGAACCATTTGACATAGAGTTATTTATTGAATCACTTCTTTTAAAGTAA
- the fabZ gene encoding 3-hydroxyacyl-ACP dehydratase FabZ: protein MFDIERIKEIIPHRNPFLLVDRILEINEGKRAVGIKNVTINEPYFLGHFPDYPVMPGVLIVEALAQVGGIAMSNVESNNHKIGLLTGIDSCRFKRQVKPGDQLLLVFDVIRTKGQIVKGKGVATVNNELVCESEIMFAFSSI from the coding sequence ATGTTTGATATTGAAAGAATTAAAGAGATTATTCCTCATCGAAATCCATTTCTCTTGGTCGATAGAATATTGGAGATTAATGAGGGGAAAAGAGCTGTTGGAATTAAAAATGTAACCATTAATGAACCTTATTTTCTAGGTCATTTCCCTGACTATCCCGTAATGCCTGGAGTCTTAATTGTAGAAGCACTGGCACAGGTCGGTGGAATCGCTATGTCGAACGTTGAGAGCAACAATCATAAAATAGGCTTACTGACTGGGATTGATAGTTGTCGTTTCAAACGACAAGTAAAACCAGGAGACCAACTCCTTCTTGTATTTGATGTAATTCGAACCAAGGGACAAATCGTCAAAGGAAAGGGCGTAGCTACGGTTAACAATGAATTGGTATGTGAATCTGAAATAATGTTTGCATTCAGTTCGATTTAG